One genomic segment of Amycolatopsis granulosa includes these proteins:
- a CDS encoding ATP-binding protein, translating into MRHDEEIATGGDGVSLWLPPDERPPPLVRLRRWAAEALADLGEDHLVATQLVATELVTNAYEHGGGPARVRVRREREPCRIRIEVSDRSSTPPVAKDPDDTVVGGRGLRMVDKVSLDWGSHPSDGGKTVWALVDCAAYGWQPCSALEQPGRGR; encoded by the coding sequence ATGCGTCACGACGAGGAGATCGCCACCGGCGGCGACGGGGTGAGCCTGTGGCTGCCGCCGGACGAGCGGCCGCCACCGCTGGTGCGCCTCCGCCGGTGGGCGGCGGAGGCGCTGGCCGACCTGGGCGAGGACCACCTGGTGGCCACGCAGCTGGTCGCGACCGAGCTGGTGACCAACGCCTACGAGCACGGCGGGGGCCCGGCCCGGGTGCGGGTGCGGCGAGAACGCGAGCCGTGCCGGATCCGGATCGAGGTCTCCGACCGCTCGAGCACGCCGCCGGTGGCCAAGGACCCCGATGACACGGTAGTGGGTGGCCGGGGGTTGCGGATGGTCGACAAGGTGTCACTCGACTGGGGCAGCCACCCCTCGGACGGAGGAAAGACGGTGTGGGCGCTGGTCGACTGCGCAGCCTACGGGTGGCAGCCGTGCTCGGCGCTTGAGCAGCCCGGGCGCGGCCGTTAG